A genome region from Sphingorhabdus sp. SMR4y includes the following:
- a CDS encoding NRDE family protein codes for MCIISLAWQAHPHWKLVAIGNRDELHGRPAEPLARWQGHEHLLAGKDVQAGGTWLGISEQGRFAVVTNLSGYGPPDGSRASRGDLLKDFLLGKGDYADLEAVPFSDFNPFNLITVAHDEALVHSNRPDSVSRRLEPGIHGLSNGSLENPWPKARHLDAALHNWLQNGSADPAALLDLLTDRSTYPLAKTVTGPGPAQLEPASSGIFIENPVYGTRCSTIVAIDHAGNGSMLERRFDASAKVTGEARLAFSWPG; via the coding sequence ATGTGTATCATTTCCCTCGCGTGGCAGGCCCATCCCCACTGGAAACTTGTCGCGATCGGCAATCGGGATGAACTGCATGGCCGACCCGCGGAGCCGCTGGCCCGCTGGCAAGGTCACGAACATCTGTTGGCGGGGAAGGATGTGCAGGCCGGCGGAACCTGGCTCGGCATATCCGAACAGGGCCGCTTTGCCGTGGTCACCAATCTCAGCGGCTATGGCCCACCGGATGGCAGCCGCGCGTCCCGCGGCGATCTGTTGAAGGACTTTCTGCTCGGCAAGGGCGATTATGCCGATCTGGAAGCAGTGCCCTTTTCGGATTTCAACCCGTTCAACCTGATCACCGTCGCGCATGATGAAGCGTTGGTCCATTCCAACCGGCCGGACAGTGTCAGCAGGCGTCTCGAGCCGGGCATTCATGGTCTTTCCAACGGCTCGCTGGAAAATCCATGGCCGAAGGCGCGGCACCTCGATGCCGCTTTGCACAACTGGCTGCAGAACGGATCAGCGGATCCCGCGGCTTTGCTGGACCTGTTGACCGACAGGTCGACATATCCGCTTGCGAAAACCGTAACAGGCCCCGGACCGGCGCAGCTGGAACCGGCCAGCTCCGGGATATTCATCGAGAACCCGGTCTATGGAACGCGCTGCAGCACGATCGTGGCGATTGACCACGCCGGCAATGGATCGATGCTCGAGCGCCGCTTCGATGCCTCGGCAAAAGTGACCGGGGAAGCCCGCCTGGCCTTTTCATGGCCGGGCTGA
- a CDS encoding acyl-CoA dehydrogenase family protein encodes MKLGHAPELQAFRDKIRSYFENDYPEDILAKVASGASLTTAEVRRAEMALGERGWLASAWPEEHGGPGWTIEEQYIFDEELERAGAPTVTPMGVIYVGPVIYTFGSEAQKAQWLPGLRDGSVGWAQGYSEPEAGSDLASLQFSAVRDGDDYILNGTKIWTSAAQHADWIFLLTRTAREAKKQMGITFICCKLDQPGVTVKPIITIDGKYYLSQCDFVDVRVPVGNRIGEEGKGWSYSQYLLGNERTSYARIGGKRKQLADIRAIASQIPTGGNQRLIDDSFFASRLSEAETRLDALEITVLRVLTTVRDGGSPGDEASILKIMATDLAQEITTLFLEAAAEQGNRKFADSVSPEWTGDAAFAAPGVANYFGTRAQSIYGGTNEIQRNIIAKRVLGL; translated from the coding sequence ATGAAACTCGGTCACGCCCCTGAATTGCAGGCCTTTCGCGACAAAATCCGCTCCTATTTCGAAAATGACTATCCAGAAGACATTTTGGCGAAGGTTGCCTCCGGGGCGAGCCTGACCACTGCCGAGGTGCGCCGTGCGGAAATGGCGCTGGGAGAGCGCGGCTGGCTGGCCAGTGCCTGGCCCGAGGAGCATGGGGGACCAGGCTGGACGATCGAGGAACAATATATTTTTGACGAAGAGCTGGAACGGGCCGGGGCGCCGACGGTGACCCCGATGGGTGTCATCTATGTCGGTCCGGTCATCTATACATTCGGGAGCGAGGCGCAAAAGGCGCAGTGGCTGCCCGGTCTCCGCGACGGTTCGGTCGGATGGGCGCAAGGCTATAGCGAACCGGAAGCGGGATCGGATCTCGCTTCCCTGCAATTTTCCGCCGTGCGCGATGGCGACGACTATATTCTCAACGGCACGAAAATCTGGACCTCGGCGGCCCAGCATGCGGACTGGATATTCCTGCTGACCCGCACCGCGCGCGAAGCGAAGAAGCAGATGGGCATCACCTTCATCTGCTGCAAGCTGGATCAGCCCGGCGTCACGGTGAAGCCGATCATCACCATCGACGGCAAATATTATCTCAGCCAGTGCGATTTCGTCGATGTCCGGGTGCCGGTCGGCAATCGCATTGGCGAGGAGGGCAAGGGCTGGTCCTATTCGCAATATCTGCTCGGCAACGAACGCACCTCTTATGCGCGGATCGGCGGCAAGCGGAAGCAACTGGCCGATATCCGCGCCATTGCTTCGCAAATCCCGACCGGCGGTAACCAGCGGCTGATCGACGACAGCTTTTTCGCAAGCCGTCTGAGCGAAGCGGAAACGCGGCTGGATGCGCTGGAAATTACAGTGTTGAGGGTGCTGACCACGGTACGGGACGGGGGGTCGCCGGGCGATGAGGCCTCGATCCTCAAGATCATGGCGACCGATCTGGCGCAGGAGATCACGACCCTGTTTCTGGAAGCCGCAGCCGAACAGGGCAACCGCAAATTTGCCGATAGTGTCAGTCCGGAATGGACCGGCGATGCCGCCTTTGCGGCGCCTGGCGTTGCCAATTATTTCGGCACCCGCGCGCAAAGCATCTATGGCGGCACCAACGAAATTCAGCGAAACATCATCGCTAAGCGGGTGCTGGGGCTCTGA
- the recJ gene encoding single-stranded-DNA-specific exonuclease RecJ — protein MNAVLNVEKSLSGQSWRWRSTSADARDPGFQPDDLVTQLLLARGASRETLAINREPTIRGFMPDPSVFRDMDAAADRLALAIRNREKVTIFGDYDVDGATSAALLIRLLRDLGLEAGYYIPDRLMEGYGPSGEALVKLGAQGSNLVVTVDCGAMAFEALDMAHRAGVEVIVVDHHKCAVELPKAIALVNPNRLDESDAGAEHGHLAAVGMAFLLGAALVRTLRNQGFFKDRAEPKLLEFLDIVALGTVADVAQLRGLNRAFVAQGIKVLAGRQNIGLSALIDASRLKRAPICSDLGFALGPRINAGGRVGKSDLGVRLLITQDPEEAQAIAAELDHLNQERRAIEAHVLEEAEAMCSAQQNQAVAVLAAKGWHPGVIGIVAGRIKEKLNRPAIIIALDDEGIGKGSGRSIGGVDLGAAIIAAKDSGLLIAGGGHAMAAGVTVAADKVDAFSEFLNDRLADSVGKAQDGKALLLDAVLSPKGVNPTMVEAMDGAGPYGMGWPAPRIAIGPVRIIKCDIVGTDHVRMIVGGDDGASIKTIAFRAAESDLGQTLLNAPRGRKLWIAGRAKIDDWGSRPSAEIHLEDAAWAD, from the coding sequence ATGAATGCAGTATTGAATGTAGAAAAATCCCTGTCCGGCCAGAGCTGGCGCTGGCGCAGCACCAGCGCCGACGCGCGCGATCCGGGTTTCCAGCCCGATGATCTGGTCACCCAATTGCTGCTCGCGCGCGGTGCCAGCCGGGAAACGCTTGCCATCAACCGCGAGCCGACGATCCGCGGCTTCATGCCCGATCCATCGGTCTTCCGGGACATGGACGCAGCCGCTGATCGTCTCGCCCTGGCCATCAGGAACCGGGAAAAGGTGACGATATTCGGCGATTATGATGTCGATGGCGCGACCAGCGCAGCGCTGCTGATCCGGCTGCTGCGCGACCTGGGGCTGGAAGCGGGCTATTATATTCCCGACCGCCTGATGGAAGGCTATGGCCCGTCCGGCGAGGCCCTGGTCAAGCTGGGTGCACAGGGCAGCAATCTGGTGGTCACCGTGGACTGCGGCGCGATGGCCTTTGAAGCGCTCGACATGGCGCACCGGGCCGGGGTCGAGGTCATCGTCGTCGACCATCACAAATGCGCGGTGGAACTGCCCAAGGCGATCGCACTGGTCAATCCGAACCGGCTGGACGAGAGCGACGCCGGCGCCGAACATGGCCATCTCGCCGCCGTCGGGATGGCCTTCCTGCTTGGCGCGGCGCTGGTCCGCACGTTGCGCAATCAGGGCTTTTTCAAGGATCGCGCCGAACCCAAACTATTGGAATTTCTGGATATTGTAGCCCTCGGCACGGTCGCCGATGTCGCCCAGCTGCGCGGCCTCAACCGCGCCTTTGTCGCGCAGGGCATCAAGGTTCTGGCAGGGCGTCAGAATATCGGCCTGTCCGCGCTGATCGACGCCAGTCGGCTCAAGCGAGCACCAATCTGTTCGGATCTCGGCTTTGCGCTGGGACCGCGAATCAACGCCGGCGGACGGGTCGGCAAATCGGATCTCGGCGTGCGGCTGCTGATCACGCAGGACCCGGAAGAGGCCCAGGCCATCGCCGCCGAGCTTGATCATCTCAATCAGGAACGGCGCGCGATCGAGGCCCATGTGCTGGAGGAGGCCGAAGCGATGTGCTCGGCCCAGCAAAACCAGGCGGTGGCGGTGCTTGCCGCCAAAGGCTGGCACCCCGGCGTGATCGGCATTGTAGCCGGGCGGATCAAGGAGAAGCTGAACCGGCCGGCGATCATTATCGCGCTGGACGACGAGGGCATCGGCAAGGGCTCGGGCCGTTCGATCGGCGGCGTCGATCTGGGCGCGGCAATCATTGCGGCAAAGGACAGCGGCCTGCTGATCGCCGGTGGCGGCCATGCGATGGCTGCAGGCGTCACCGTCGCAGCGGACAAGGTGGATGCCTTCTCCGAATTTCTCAACGACCGGCTCGCCGACAGCGTCGGCAAGGCGCAGGACGGCAAGGCGCTGCTGCTCGACGCGGTGCTGTCGCCGAAGGGCGTCAACCCGACGATGGTCGAGGCGATGGACGGAGCCGGTCCCTATGGCATGGGCTGGCCCGCGCCGAGAATCGCCATCGGACCGGTGCGAATCATCAAATGCGACATAGTCGGTACCGATCATGTCCGGATGATCGTCGGCGGCGATGACGGCGCATCGATCAAGACCATTGCGTTCCGCGCGGCAGAGAGCGATCTCGGCCAGACCCTGCTCAACGCACCGCGAGGACGGAAATTGTGGATCGCCGGCCGCGCCAAGATCGACGACTGGGGCAGCCGCCCGTCGGCGGAAATCCATCTCGAAGATGCCGCCTGGGCCGATTGA
- a CDS encoding flavodoxin family protein yields MKKLLIVYYSYTGGTAQMVEAAKAAGQGEEGTEIKVMRAEDCQAEDMFSADGYIFATPENLAAIAGVMKAFLDRCYYPLLGKIEGRPYAAMICAGSDGENAKAQLERIATGWRLKKVIDSLIICTHAQTEEQILAAKTISESDRQRCAETGATLAAGLAMGVF; encoded by the coding sequence ATGAAAAAGCTTCTGATCGTCTATTACAGTTATACCGGTGGTACCGCGCAGATGGTCGAGGCTGCCAAGGCGGCCGGGCAGGGCGAGGAGGGCACCGAAATCAAGGTCATGCGAGCCGAAGATTGCCAGGCTGAGGACATGTTCTCGGCCGACGGCTATATATTTGCAACGCCGGAAAATCTCGCGGCGATTGCCGGGGTGATGAAGGCCTTTTTGGATCGCTGCTATTATCCCCTTCTCGGGAAGATCGAAGGGCGTCCCTATGCCGCGATGATCTGCGCCGGATCAGATGGCGAGAATGCGAAAGCCCAGCTGGAGCGGATCGCTACCGGCTGGCGGCTCAAGAAGGTGATCGACAGCCTGATCATCTGCACCCATGCGCAGACCGAAGAGCAGATATTGGCGGCCAAGACGATCAGCGAAAGCGATCGCCAGCGCTGCGCGGAAACCGGCGCGACGCTGGCGGCGGGACTGGCCATGGGGGTCTTCTAG
- a CDS encoding uracil-DNA glycosylase family protein: MKQRQPDALPGLLEEIRACTICTGLPLGPRPLLQADSAAQILLVGQAPGSKTHEKGRPFDDVSGKRLRGWLGVTEEQFYDPRRFAIIPMGFCFPGSGMGGDMPPRPECAPAWRKPLLEALPDIRLTLVLGQYAMNWHLGDRKSRTLTDTVRRWREFWPELLALPHPSPRNIRWFKANPWFETDVIPVLQDRVAELI; encoded by the coding sequence ATGAAGCAGCGCCAACCCGATGCGCTGCCCGGCCTGCTAGAAGAGATCCGGGCCTGCACCATCTGCACGGGCCTGCCTTTGGGCCCCAGACCGCTGCTGCAGGCGGACAGCGCCGCGCAGATTCTGCTGGTCGGCCAGGCGCCGGGTAGCAAGACCCACGAGAAAGGCCGCCCGTTCGACGATGTCAGCGGCAAGCGGCTGCGCGGCTGGCTGGGCGTGACCGAGGAGCAGTTTTACGATCCGCGCCGCTTCGCGATCATCCCGATGGGCTTCTGTTTTCCCGGTAGCGGCATGGGCGGCGACATGCCGCCGCGCCCGGAATGTGCACCGGCCTGGCGCAAGCCTCTGCTGGAGGCCCTGCCCGACATCCGGCTGACGCTGGTTCTGGGGCAATATGCGATGAACTGGCATCTCGGCGATCGCAAATCCCGCACGCTTACCGACACGGTGAGACGCTGGCGCGAATTCTGGCCGGAGCTTCTGGCCCTGCCCCATCCGAGCCCGCGCAATATCCGCTGGTTCAAGGCCAATCCCTGGTTCGAGACGGACGTGATTCCTGTGTTGCAGGATCGCGTCGCCGAACTGATCTAG
- a CDS encoding alpha/beta hydrolase, with protein MAIASLLSPTRLASRARWTILALPWLIAGCVTPVDYGEIRHSDYVAAERCNPEADAASAADANAGGKPFFFVTSRLPDCLTENIRLLHHRGDKVRYGRFAGPQEVEREPGKTTRSIPFAFSNSRQWWTNLAEKMRAADGRVLLYVHGYRETFFTSSRDTDQIVRLTGFSGPAIQYSWPSQGALFKYPVDETNMYWDERNFRKFLMQLAQLETTREIVLISHSLGARLVLPSVEYVDRNVSNGDSSVMSNIILVSPDVDTQDFERDIAEEILSDRRVRNDRRITVYASIKDRALSLSDDIHGYPRLGYPRCFSPFEAADLKARGLPERCYAAHPKYAETVDKAALTIVDTSAVSRGRTGHSNYLQSAPACRDFAAVVSGERKPEGRQATHLGHVFVLPPIAKGEKPDHLAICRRGE; from the coding sequence AGGGCGCGATGGACGATTCTGGCTTTGCCCTGGCTGATTGCCGGATGCGTGACACCGGTGGACTATGGCGAGATACGCCATTCCGACTATGTCGCCGCCGAACGGTGCAATCCAGAAGCGGACGCGGCAAGCGCTGCCGACGCCAACGCCGGCGGCAAGCCGTTTTTCTTTGTCACCAGCCGGCTGCCGGACTGCCTGACAGAAAACATCCGGCTGCTGCATCATCGCGGCGACAAGGTCCGCTATGGCCGCTTTGCCGGACCGCAAGAGGTTGAGCGGGAGCCCGGGAAAACCACCCGCAGCATTCCTTTTGCTTTCTCCAATTCGCGGCAATGGTGGACCAATCTGGCCGAAAAGATGCGAGCGGCAGATGGCCGCGTCCTGCTCTATGTTCATGGGTATCGGGAAACATTTTTCACCAGCTCGCGCGACACCGACCAGATTGTCCGGCTGACCGGTTTTTCCGGCCCGGCTATCCAGTATAGCTGGCCTTCGCAGGGTGCCCTGTTCAAATATCCTGTCGACGAAACCAACATGTACTGGGACGAGCGGAATTTCCGCAAATTCCTGATGCAACTGGCGCAGTTGGAAACAACAAGAGAAATCGTGCTGATTTCGCATTCGCTCGGCGCGCGGCTGGTGCTGCCTTCGGTGGAATATGTCGATCGCAACGTTTCCAACGGCGATTCGAGCGTTATGTCGAACATCATATTGGTCTCGCCAGACGTCGACACCCAAGATTTCGAGCGCGATATCGCCGAAGAGATATTGTCCGACCGACGGGTGCGCAACGACCGGCGAATCACCGTTTACGCGTCGATCAAGGATCGCGCCCTTTCGCTGTCCGATGACATTCACGGCTATCCCCGCCTCGGCTATCCGCGCTGTTTCAGTCCGTTCGAGGCCGCGGACCTCAAGGCCCGCGGGCTTCCCGAGCGTTGCTATGCGGCGCATCCGAAATATGCCGAAACGGTCGACAAGGCGGCGCTGACCATCGTCGATACCAGCGCTGTCAGTCGCGGCCGCACCGGCCACAGCAATTATCTGCAGAGCGCACCGGCCTGCCGGGATTTCGCTGCGGTCGTCAGTGGCGAGAGAAAGCCGGAGGGGCGGCAGGCAACCCACCTCGGGCATGTTTTTGTCCTGCCGCCGATCGCCAAGGGCGAGAAGCCCGATCATCTGGCGATCTGCCGCCGCGGCGAATGA